The following are from one region of the Papaver somniferum cultivar HN1 unplaced genomic scaffold, ASM357369v1 unplaced-scaffold_132, whole genome shotgun sequence genome:
- the LOC113332803 gene encoding metalloendoproteinase 1-like, whose amino-acid sequence METTKAVAQFQLVPFVLLFLLAILPNPTLSAPFGFLQELEGTHIGQIAPGLHNVKKYLKQFGYLNGGNPSAVHAYDDVFDSVLDYEIKSYQLNYGIDATGSLDAETVKQMMMPRCGRADVVDAPAFLGSERRKKIKQDEVTARSTPEKWSSAHLTYRFSNAYNISDKVDNQTLRAAVTQAFVKWEGVSNFKFTEETDGDLATDMVIGFHKGDHGDASSFDGQMGVIAYAFAPNDGRFYYDADDKWSTSPGSDAMDLESVAAHEIGHMLGLEHIFKPNAIMYPVFSPGTTKRQVQQDDVKALRAIYGS is encoded by the coding sequence ATGGAAACCACCAAAGCTGTTGCACAGTTTCAACTTGTACCATTTGTTCTTCTCTTCTTGTTAGCCATTCTCCCTAACCCAACTTTATCTGCGCCGTTCGGGTTTCTTCAAGAGCTAGAAGGAACTCACATTGGCCAGATCGCACCAGGTTTGCATAATGTTAAGAAATATCTTAAACAATTTGGATACTTGAATGGTGGGAATCCTAGTGCAGTTCATGCATACGATGACGTGTTTGATAGCGTCTTAGATTATGAAATCAAATCTTATCAACTCAACTACGGTATAGATGCCACTGGGAGTTTAGACGCCGAAACAGTGAAACAAATGATGATGCCTCGATGTGGAAGAGCAGACGTCGTCGACGCTCCGGCTTTCCTGGGATCCGAAAGGAGGAAGAAGATTAAGCAAGATGAAGTTACAGCTAGGTCGACCCCAGAAAAATGGTCAAGTGCTCACCTCACTTATCGATTTAGCAATGCCTATAATATCTCAGACAAAGTAGACAACCAAACCCTAAGAGCTGCCGTTACGCAAGCTTTTGTGAAATGGGAAGGTGTGAGTAATTTCAAGTTCACAGAGGAGACCGATGGTGATTTAGCTACTGACATGGTTATTGGATTCCACAAAGGTGATCATGGTGATGCTTCTAGCTTTGATGGTCAAATGGGAGTGATCGCCTACGCATTTGCACCAAATGATGGAAGGTTTTACTACGACGCGGATGATAAATGGAGTACCAGTCCAGGGTCTGACGCGATGGACTTAGAATCTGTTGCTGCGCATGAAATTGGGCATATGTTAGGTCTAGAACATATTTTTAAGCCTAACGCAATCATGTATCCTGTGTTCTCACCTGGAACCACCAAGAGGCAAGTGCAACAAGACGACGTCAAAGCCTTACGAGCTATATACGGGTCCTGA